Within Vicia villosa cultivar HV-30 ecotype Madison, WI linkage group LG1, Vvil1.0, whole genome shotgun sequence, the genomic segment AGAAAAATGAGTAAGTTGTGCATTTTGGTGGTTTTGGCTCTTGCTGTAGTTGCAACAAGTGCAAGAAATGTGCCTGATGGAGAGGGTGGTTTGACGGACGAGAAAACCTTTGGTGGGCTTCCTGGTTTTCCAGGAGTTGGCAACAGTGGCTTTCCTTTCGGAAGTGTAGGCTCTGGCGTTGGTGGTGGTGGCGGACTTGGCGGACTAGGCGGTGGTGGACTCGGAGGTattggaggtggtggtggtggcttAGGCGGAACAGGAGGTGGTGGACTCGGTAATGCTGGTGGACTCGGTGGAAATGGAGGTGATGGACTCGGAGGATTCAACGGGCTA encodes:
- the LOC131619587 gene encoding glycine-rich protein 5-like, which codes for MSKLCILVVLALAVVATSARNVPDGEGGLTDEKTFGGLPGFPGVGNSGFPFGSVGSGVGGGGGLGGLGGGGLGGIGGGGGGLGGTGGGGLGNAGGLGGNGGDGLGGFNGLGGGGPGGLGGFGGPSSGGLGGSGDGAIPHP